The following DNA comes from Enterocloster bolteae.
TTCTATGTACACAATGTTCTGCAGGGTGGAAAGATTATATTCCGGATAATTCACCCGCTTGCCGTGGATGTTCTGGTGTGTATCAAATACCCACTGGAAGTTCACTGGGTCGATAAGTTCATACAGATACATCTGCAATGCCTGGGAACGGGTCCTTCCAAAATATCTCTCGCCCACATCCGAGTACTCCATGATGCGCATGTCATCTCCCACAATCAGTACGATGTTGGGTGAAGTCTCCATCACCAGGTTGGCCATGGATTCCGCCTTTTCATGCATAAACGGGATACACATGCTTACCTCTGCCTTGTGCTGGAATACGGCAATGGCCTTTTCACGGCAGGTAGGGTAACCGCAGGCGCCGCAGTTCAGCTCATCCTCCGGCTTCAGTTTGTTGGTCATTCGCAGGATTTCCCGTATCTGTTCCTCCGTAGGCTGGGGGTCCCTGGGGGAATGGTCCTCGAACTGCTTCCTGAAATTCACATTTTCCCATACCGGCTCCATCTGCGTTTCCTCAGCCGGCTCCCTGCAGATGCTCTCCTCCATGTCCAGCTTAACCTTAAACCTGGATATAAACTCCTCATCTACCGTGGGGCCTTTGATGCAGCCGCCGGAACACATATTCATCTCTATAAAACAGCCCTTGATTTCTCCCCGGGACATACTCTTGCACAAATCAATACAATTGTCTTCCCCGTGGACATAGAACTTTCTGTATCCATCCCCCTTCTCCTCGGTAGCCAGCACGGAATTCACCACGCCGTTGGTCACAGGATACAGGCGGTTTACCTTTGGGTCAAATGCGGTAAATGGCCGGTCTTCACAGTCCCCGATTACGATGTCTTCTTCCTCCAGCCATTTGTTTATGTCATTAAAATTTAATACAGCATCAATATAGCCCTCATGCCTCAGGTCCATGGCTTCCTTCTTCTTGGCAATACACGGTCCAAGGAACACGACCTTCACATCACATCCAAGTTCTTCCTTCAAAAGCTTTCCGTGGGCAATCATGGGAGACACAACCGGTGCCAGGCAGGGTATAAGCTGTGGATAGTAGATTTCCACCAGGTCATTAGCACTTGGGCAGCATGTGGTTATAATATTCTCCATCTTGTGCTCTGCCAGAAGCTTCGTATACTCAGCCGTCACAAAAGCAGCTCCCTCGGAAGTCTCTCTCACATCCTCGAATCCCAGGCGCAGCAGAGCCCCCCGCACCTGACCGATTGTCTTGTATTTTAATAAACCCATATAGGACGGTGCTATGGACACCACCACACGCATGCCTTCGCGCAAAAATCCGCGAACCATGTTCAGGTCGCTCTTAAGGGTTTTTGCTGACTGAGGACAGATCTTCAGACAGTGACCGCACAGGATACACTTGTCCGGCATGATGACCGCCCGCTCATCCTTGACCTGGATGGCCTTTACCCCACAGTAGCGGACGCATTTATAGCAGTGTTTGCACTTTGTGGCTTTGAAATCTATGATTTCCATGCCCATAATCAAAGTCTCCCCTTTATCTCATTTTCAAAAAATTCTTCTGTATCTTCCGGCTTCAGGGAATACAACTCGCCCTCCACCGTCACGCACACTCCATGGTCACAATTTCCGGAACAGAACGCACCGTTTAAATCCACCTTATCAGACAGGCCGTTCTCATCCACCAGCTTCTGGAGCTTACTGATAATCTCTCTGGATCCCTTTAAATGACAGGCGCTTCCAATACATATCGTTACTTTCATCCCTTATTCCTCCACTATCTGCGTGTATTATGGGCTCACCCCAAACCATGGCTTCATTATCTCACATTGTGATATTTATATCAATAATATTTCTCAAATATTTTATAGAAAAGACAGGGCTGTTGTGCTATAGTTAATGATATTTACGAGAGGAGTTGAAGTACTATGAAAAAACATGTTTCTTTACTTTTAATAGCATTTATGGGTATCTCCCTGGTGCTGGGCGGATGCGGCAAGAGCACCTCAGGCACACCTGCCACAGAGGCTCGGACGGAAGCCCAGGCCGGGACACAGACGGAAGCCCAGGCCGACGCACAGACCATAAACCAGAACGGTGAAAAAGCCTCCCAGGACCAGGCCTCAGAAAGCGCTTCCGGCGCAGTGTCCTCCTCTGA
Coding sequences within:
- a CDS encoding [Fe-Fe] hydrogenase large subunit C-terminal domain-containing protein; the encoded protein is MGMEIIDFKATKCKHCYKCVRYCGVKAIQVKDERAVIMPDKCILCGHCLKICPQSAKTLKSDLNMVRGFLREGMRVVVSIAPSYMGLLKYKTIGQVRGALLRLGFEDVRETSEGAAFVTAEYTKLLAEHKMENIITTCCPSANDLVEIYYPQLIPCLAPVVSPMIAHGKLLKEELGCDVKVVFLGPCIAKKKEAMDLRHEGYIDAVLNFNDINKWLEEEDIVIGDCEDRPFTAFDPKVNRLYPVTNGVVNSVLATEEKGDGYRKFYVHGEDNCIDLCKSMSRGEIKGCFIEMNMCSGGCIKGPTVDEEFISRFKVKLDMEESICREPAEETQMEPVWENVNFRKQFEDHSPRDPQPTEEQIREILRMTNKLKPEDELNCGACGYPTCREKAIAVFQHKAEVSMCIPFMHEKAESMANLVMETSPNIVLIVGDDMRIMEYSDVGERYFGRTRSQALQMYLYELIDPVNFQWVFDTHQNIHGKRVNYPEYNLSTLQNIVYIEKENAVLATFIDITREEELAQEEYERKLETIDLAQKVIHKQMMVAQEIAGLLGETTAETKTTLTKLCHSLLEDGSDAGYAGGEREREIPGVQLGSGAVPLKGVMTAGGSGGAEAGQISGTGPASEPASGAGNPADNAGEQKKPTGYVHIGSANPGGGKSGYVHLSNVDLKKPGGNGGK
- a CDS encoding (2Fe-2S) ferredoxin domain-containing protein; amino-acid sequence: MKVTICIGSACHLKGSREIISKLQKLVDENGLSDKVDLNGAFCSGNCDHGVCVTVEGELYSLKPEDTEEFFENEIKGRL